A DNA window from Brassica napus cultivar Da-Ae chromosome C1, Da-Ae, whole genome shotgun sequence contains the following coding sequences:
- the LOC106376707 gene encoding 40S ribosomal protein S2-2 — MGERGGERGGERGGFGRGFGGRGGGRGGPRGRGRRAGRPTEEEKWTPVTKLGRLVRDGKIKQLEQIYLHSLPVKEYQIIDLLVGPSLKDEVMKIMPVQKQTRAGQRTRFKAFVVVGDGNGHVGLGVKCSKEVATAIRGGIILAKLSVIPVRRGYWGNKIGKPHTVPCKVTGKCGSVTVRMVPAPRGAGIVAARVPKKVLQFAGIDDVFTSSRGSTKTLGNFVKATFDCLQKTYGFLTPEFWKETSFKKSPYQEYTDFLTTKADSAAKVITEVEDQA, encoded by the exons ATGGGTGAAAGAGGTGGAGAACGCGGCGGTGAGCGTGGTGGTTTCGGACGTGGATTCGGCGGTCGTGGCGGCGGAAGAGGCGGTCCAAGAGGCCGTGGACGACGTGCAGGCCGTCCCACAGAGGAAGAGAAATGGACACCAGTCACCAAGCTCGGTCGTCTCGTGCGAGATGGTAAAATCAAGCAGCTAGAGCAGATCTATCTCCACTCTCTCCCTGTCAAGGAGTACCAAATCATAGATCTCCTCGTTGGACCTTCGTTGAAAGACGAGGTTATGAAGATCATGCCTGTCCAAAAACAGACAAGAGCTGGTCAGAGGACGAGGTTCAAGGCCTTTGTCGTTGTCGGAGATGGTAATGGACATGTCGGGTTGGGAGTGAAGTGCTCGAAGGAGGTTGCGACTGCTATCAGAGGTGGGATTATTCTAGCCAAGCTCTCTGTGATTCCGGTGAGGAGAGGTTATTGGGGTAACAAGATTGGGAAGCCACATACGGTTCCCTGTAAGGTTACGGGGAAGTGTGGTTCTGTTACTGTGAGGATGGTTCCAGCTCCTAGAGGTGCTGGTATCGTGGCGGCTAGGGTTCCTAAGAAGGTTCTTCAGTTTGCTGGTATTGATGATGTCTTCACTTCCTCCAGAGGATCTACCAAAACCCTCGGAAACTTTGTCAAG GCTACATTTGATTGTCTCCAGAAGACATACGGGTTCCTTACACCAGAGTTCTGGAAAGAGACGAGTTTCAAAAAATCTCCGTACCAAGAGTACACTGATTTCTTGACTACTAAGGCTGATTCTGCTGCCAAGGTTATTACGGAGGTTGAAGACCAAGCTTAA